In Penaeus vannamei isolate JL-2024 unplaced genomic scaffold, ASM4276789v1 unanchor2058, whole genome shotgun sequence, one genomic interval encodes:
- the LOC113806632 gene encoding protein aveugle, which yields MTMTLGVDASQTAKPKGKLTRPKPCYLWTTADVQKWFKRHCSEYFQLYSHLLIQHDITGKALVRMTEGTLIRLGIAHPEHLEAIWREILKLRLKADIQEMKEIEMSSIIS from the exons ATGACAATGACACTAGGAGTGGATGCATCTCAAACTGCAAAACCAAAG GGTAAACTAACTCGTCCGAAGCCGTGTTATCTTTGGACTACGGCAGATGTTCAAAAGTGGTTCAAGCGGCACTGTAGTGAATATTTTCAGCTATATTCCCATCTTCTCATTCAG CATGACATCACTGGCAAGGCCCTTGTGAGGATGACGGAAGGAACCCTCATCAGGCTAGGCATAGCACATCCAGAGCATCTCGAGGCCATATGGCGTGAGATTCTGAAGCTGAGGCTAAAGGCGGACATTCAGGAGATGAAAGAAATTGAAATGAGTTCCATCATCTCCTAA